A DNA window from Rhodocyclaceae bacterium contains the following coding sequences:
- a CDS encoding DMT family transporter: protein MKSALWLAVAGLLANATVWGLSWIPFRSLSGDGIHPLWATGAIYAVAAIALAAARPAALRECLQGGGLLWLALASGLTNALFNSAVAIGDVVRVVLLFYLMPIWAVLLARWLLGEPFTGRAMARIATGFVGAMLVLYEPGMGLPVPRSLADWMAIAGGAAFALNNVVLRKLASNGEAARTLSMLCGAVLLPVAAAALLSAGGAIAWPVLGTGGALATLALWSALFLLANLGLQYGAARLPANVTAVIMLTEVLVASGSSWLAGAAELRAPDLLGGVLILAAPWVFADRRSGSGAPAGTPAGRQDA from the coding sequence ATGAAGTCCGCACTCTGGCTCGCCGTTGCCGGCCTGCTCGCCAACGCCACGGTCTGGGGCCTGTCCTGGATCCCCTTCCGGTCGCTGTCCGGCGACGGCATCCATCCGCTCTGGGCGACCGGTGCCATCTACGCGGTGGCTGCCATCGCGCTGGCGGCGGCACGCCCGGCTGCGCTTCGCGAATGCCTGCAGGGCGGCGGTCTGCTCTGGCTGGCGCTGGCCTCCGGCCTCACCAATGCGCTGTTCAACAGCGCAGTGGCGATCGGCGACGTGGTGCGCGTCGTGCTGCTGTTTTACCTGATGCCGATCTGGGCGGTGCTGCTCGCGCGCTGGCTGCTCGGAGAGCCGTTCACCGGACGCGCGATGGCGCGCATCGCCACCGGCTTCGTGGGTGCGATGCTGGTGCTGTACGAACCCGGCATGGGCCTGCCGGTGCCGCGCAGCCTGGCCGACTGGATGGCGATCGCCGGCGGCGCGGCCTTCGCGCTCAACAACGTCGTGCTGCGCAAGCTCGCCTCGAACGGCGAAGCCGCGCGCACGCTGTCGATGCTGTGCGGCGCAGTGTTGCTGCCCGTTGCCGCAGCCGCGCTGCTGTCGGCGGGCGGCGCCATCGCCTGGCCAGTACTGGGCACGGGCGGCGCACTGGCCACGCTCGCGCTGTGGTCCGCGCTGTTCCTGCTCGCCAACCTAGGGCTGCAGTACGGGGCCGCGCGCCTGCCTGCGAACGTGACGGCGGTGATCATGCTCACCGAAGTGCTCGTGGCATCGGGGTCGTCCTGGCTCGCCGGCGCGGCGGAACTGCGCGCACCCGACCTGCTCGGCGGCGTGCTGATCCTCGCTGCGCCCTGGGTGTTCGCCGACCGGCGTTCCGGATCTGGCGCACCGGCAGGTACGCCCGCCGGCAGGCAGGATGCCTGA
- a CDS encoding AEC family transporter codes for MIDLARIGSLAVEVMLPLSLLVAAGGLWPRWFPDTPVEWLRNQLSRLTMYLFYPAILFSVAMVTPISRELLAVPLVTALAAGVGGLCAWALLYRTRFGARLPRRTRAVLVIGAMFGNTFNIGVPVLLFLHGEGALRYAVFNDMLMVMPLVWSLGVWICTRLGVDRPEAAPAQGHAPRPNVFTVMMSMPPIWAFIAGATLQQTGLVYEPVVSAARMIGQPTIPVMLFVLGLTIPWHALTPKREVLAATAIKLLVVPVVAWALGPLFFAAPGDAQYSATVLAAVPGMLTLLMLADRFDLDAPEAALFIGWSTIVFWLTLPVLLGLGVVR; via the coding sequence ATGATCGACCTCGCCCGGATCGGCTCGCTGGCGGTCGAGGTGATGCTGCCCCTGTCGCTGCTCGTCGCGGCCGGCGGCCTGTGGCCGCGCTGGTTCCCGGACACCCCGGTCGAATGGCTGCGTAACCAGTTGTCGCGGCTGACGATGTACCTGTTCTACCCGGCGATCCTGTTCTCGGTGGCGATGGTCACGCCGATCAGCCGTGAACTGCTCGCGGTCCCGCTGGTGACCGCGCTCGCTGCCGGGGTCGGCGGGCTGTGCGCCTGGGCGCTGCTCTATCGCACCCGGTTCGGCGCACGGCTGCCGCGGCGCACGCGCGCGGTGCTGGTGATCGGCGCGATGTTCGGAAACACCTTCAACATCGGCGTGCCGGTGCTGCTGTTCCTGCATGGCGAGGGCGCGCTTCGCTACGCAGTGTTCAACGACATGCTGATGGTGATGCCGCTGGTATGGAGCCTCGGCGTCTGGATCTGCACCCGGCTGGGCGTCGACCGGCCCGAAGCGGCACCCGCCCAGGGCCATGCACCGCGCCCGAACGTGTTCACCGTGATGATGTCGATGCCGCCGATCTGGGCATTCATCGCCGGTGCCACGCTGCAGCAGACCGGGCTGGTCTACGAGCCGGTGGTCAGCGCCGCGCGCATGATCGGCCAGCCGACGATCCCGGTGATGCTGTTCGTGCTCGGCCTGACCATCCCGTGGCATGCGCTGACCCCGAAGCGCGAAGTGCTGGCAGCCACCGCGATCAAGCTGCTGGTGGTGCCGGTCGTGGCGTGGGCGCTCGGGCCGCTGTTCTTCGCGGCGCCGGGCGATGCCCAGTACTCGGCGACCGTACTGGCTGCCGTGCCGGGCATGCTGACCCTGCTGATGCTGGCCGACCGCTTCGACCTCGATGCGCCCGAGGCTGCGCTGTTCATCGGCTGGAGCACCATCGTGTTCTGGCTCACGCTGCCGGTGCTGCTGGGGCTGGGCGTCGTGCGTTGA
- a CDS encoding carboxymuconolactone decarboxylase family protein, with translation MTLDDLYQRGLALRQKLFGAETVARRMGELGEFGEPLQHIINAYSYGDIWSRPQLDMKARSLAMVGITATLNKPNELKVHVNGALNNGATAEEVREVLLMVTLYAGLPTGIDAHKAALEVINARRPAPAAPAA, from the coding sequence ATGACCCTTGACGACCTCTACCAGCGCGGGCTCGCGCTTCGGCAAAAGCTCTTCGGCGCCGAGACCGTCGCGCGACGCATGGGCGAGCTCGGCGAGTTCGGCGAGCCGCTGCAGCACATCATCAACGCCTATTCGTACGGCGACATCTGGAGCAGGCCGCAGCTCGACATGAAGGCACGCAGCCTGGCGATGGTCGGCATCACTGCAACGCTGAACAAGCCGAACGAGCTCAAGGTGCATGTGAACGGCGCGCTGAACAATGGCGCGACCGCTGAGGAAGTACGCGAGGTGCTGCTGATGGTCACACTCTATGCGGGGCTGCCGACCGGCATCGATGCGCACAAGGCAGCGCTGGAGGTGATCAACGCACGACGCCCAGCCCCAGCAGCACCGGCAGCGTGA
- a CDS encoding amidohydrolase family protein, with translation MTIIDAHHHIWRHAHTPWLNGPALPRIFGDYEALRRDYLAQDFIDDVVPLGVVSSVYIQVNVGPGDEVAEIEWVASVAREHGFPQASVGYADLADAQVGATLDRLQAAGNLRGIRQQLHWHENAAYRFAARPDLMNDPAWRTGLREVEARGLLFELQVFSSQMADAAALAREFPAMTFVLLHAGMLEDRSLAGMAAWRSGMAALAACPNVHVKLSGLGTFERACSKALWRPVVEETVALFGARRCLYGSNFPIERMWTTYDRLVGVMDECLAPLDALERQAIFHDNAQRLYRL, from the coding sequence ATGACCATCATCGATGCACACCACCATATCTGGCGCCATGCCCATACGCCGTGGCTGAACGGGCCTGCCCTGCCGCGCATCTTCGGCGACTACGAAGCGCTGCGGCGCGACTATCTGGCGCAGGACTTCATCGACGACGTGGTTCCGCTGGGCGTCGTCTCCTCGGTCTACATCCAGGTCAATGTCGGGCCGGGCGACGAGGTGGCCGAGATCGAATGGGTCGCATCGGTCGCGCGCGAGCACGGGTTTCCGCAGGCAAGCGTCGGCTACGCCGACCTGGCGGACGCGCAGGTCGGCGCCACGCTCGACCGGCTGCAGGCGGCAGGCAACCTGCGCGGCATCCGCCAGCAGTTGCACTGGCACGAAAACGCGGCCTATCGCTTCGCGGCGCGGCCCGACCTGATGAACGACCCCGCGTGGCGTACCGGCCTGCGCGAGGTCGAGGCGCGCGGCCTGCTGTTCGAACTTCAGGTGTTTTCCTCGCAGATGGCAGATGCCGCCGCACTCGCGCGCGAGTTCCCCGCCATGACGTTCGTGCTGCTGCACGCGGGGATGCTCGAAGATCGCTCGTTGGCCGGCATGGCTGCCTGGCGCAGCGGCATGGCGGCGCTCGCCGCCTGCCCGAACGTGCATGTGAAGCTGTCCGGCCTGGGCACCTTCGAGCGTGCCTGCTCGAAGGCGCTCTGGCGGCCGGTGGTGGAGGAGACCGTCGCGCTGTTCGGCGCGCGACGCTGCCTGTACGGCAGCAATTTCCCGATCGAGCGCATGTGGACCACCTATGACCGGCTGGTCGGCGTGATGGACGAATGCCTTGCGCCGCTCGACGCGCTGGAGCGGCAGGCGATCTTCCACGACAATGCGCAACGACTCTATCGCCTGTGA
- a CDS encoding Gfo/Idh/MocA family oxidoreductase, protein MIDSAIVGLGRWGRGHVRSMQLAGDARPLRFVRAIDPVLDAHRAFADEHGMQLSASLDDALADPKIRAIVLCTPHSLHRPQVEACARAGKAVFCEKPLALNLDDARAMIDACRQAKVPMGVGHLRRFWPSTEAVKQAIVAGDIGELLHVEGHFSNEHSNNVVGGWRESPAESPAAGLTGAGLHIVDAFTLLVGPALSVHAHVVERKPPPAPLDTIAALYRLDAGGGRQVSGMFASVRASPLYWRIHAFGSRGSIEALGEHEVVRHASGVAPARTTLPPREAMRHQLEAFARAVRGEAEYPIPFSDLLATVASFEATVKSVETSRTIEVTRT, encoded by the coding sequence ATGATCGACTCGGCCATCGTGGGCCTCGGCCGCTGGGGACGCGGCCATGTGAGATCGATGCAGCTGGCTGGCGATGCCAGGCCGCTGCGTTTCGTGCGCGCGATCGACCCGGTGCTCGATGCGCACCGCGCGTTCGCCGACGAACACGGCATGCAGCTGTCGGCCAGCCTCGACGACGCGCTGGCCGACCCGAAGATCCGTGCGATCGTGCTGTGCACGCCGCACTCGCTGCACCGGCCTCAGGTTGAAGCCTGCGCGCGCGCCGGCAAGGCGGTGTTCTGCGAGAAGCCGCTGGCGCTGAACCTCGACGATGCACGCGCGATGATCGATGCCTGCCGGCAGGCGAAGGTGCCGATGGGCGTCGGCCACCTGCGCCGGTTCTGGCCGTCGACCGAGGCGGTGAAGCAGGCGATCGTCGCCGGCGACATCGGCGAGCTGCTGCATGTCGAAGGCCACTTCAGCAACGAGCATTCGAACAACGTGGTCGGCGGCTGGCGCGAGTCGCCCGCCGAGTCTCCCGCTGCCGGCCTGACCGGCGCCGGGCTGCATATCGTCGACGCGTTCACGCTGCTGGTCGGTCCGGCGCTGTCGGTGCATGCGCACGTGGTCGAACGCAAGCCGCCGCCGGCACCGCTCGACACCATCGCCGCGTTGTACCGGCTCGACGCCGGCGGCGGCCGCCAGGTCAGCGGCATGTTCGCCAGCGTGCGCGCCTCGCCGCTCTACTGGCGCATCCATGCATTCGGCTCGCGCGGCTCGATCGAGGCGCTGGGCGAACATGAAGTGGTGCGTCATGCGAGCGGTGTCGCGCCAGCTCGCACCACGCTGCCGCCGCGTGAAGCGATGCGCCATCAGCTCGAGGCGTTCGCGCGCGCGGTCCGCGGCGAGGCCGAGTATCCGATCCCGTTCTCCGACCTGCTTGCCACGGTCGCCTCGTTCGAGGCGACCGTGAAGTCGGTCGAGACATCCCGGACGATCGAAGTCACCCGCACCTGA
- a CDS encoding cupin domain-containing protein: protein MVPFSRQMPTVIRPSQIGTDVTYEPPLRIGFGISDKTVEGSNATMGRTILPAGAKPNPTHYHSVNDVCWYILHGRIRAYFSRSDGTDRKEVILEGGDFVYIPSGAIHVISNASETEDAGLIFCYIGVGNTDAAETVWIERQSEVGRRVAGE from the coding sequence ATGGTCCCGTTCAGCCGCCAGATGCCCACCGTCATCCGTCCCTCGCAGATCGGCACCGACGTCACCTACGAGCCGCCGCTGCGCATCGGCTTCGGCATCAGCGACAAGACCGTCGAGGGGTCGAATGCGACCATGGGCCGCACGATCCTGCCCGCCGGCGCGAAGCCGAACCCCACCCACTACCACTCGGTCAACGACGTCTGCTGGTACATCCTGCACGGGCGTATCCGCGCGTACTTCTCGCGCAGCGACGGCACCGACCGCAAGGAAGTCATCCTCGAAGGCGGCGACTTCGTCTACATCCCCAGCGGCGCGATCCACGTGATCTCGAATGCCTCCGAGACCGAGGATGCCGGGCTGATCTTCTGCTACATCGGTGTCGGCAACACCGATGCGGCGGAGACGGTGTGGATCGAGCGCCAGTCGGAGGTGGGGCGGCGAGTGGCTGGGGAGTAG